The following proteins come from a genomic window of Pseudomonas syringae:
- a CDS encoding winged helix-turn-helix transcriptional regulator, whose amino-acid sequence MPVDRQKVGTSVIPGGLDAQEVIRRSEAACAALSDDEDGLKRDILGHAGNRWSLGVVHALGVSSPLRHAELRRTLHGVTQRMLTHTLRQLEQDGLITRHDYREKPLRVEYSLTELGMGLLVQMIPLWTWVIENAEAFSAARNRYLDRQQSDG is encoded by the coding sequence ATGCCTGTCGATAGACAAAAAGTAGGCACATCGGTGATACCGGGCGGTCTGGACGCGCAGGAAGTGATAAGACGCTCCGAAGCGGCCTGTGCTGCGCTCAGCGATGACGAGGATGGTCTCAAGCGAGACATTCTCGGCCACGCAGGTAATCGGTGGTCGTTGGGGGTGGTGCATGCCCTGGGTGTGAGCAGCCCGTTGCGGCATGCCGAATTGCGCAGAACGTTGCACGGTGTGACCCAGCGCATGCTCACCCATACGTTGCGTCAGCTTGAACAGGATGGGCTGATCACCCGCCACGACTACCGCGAGAAGCCTCTGCGAGTGGAGTACTCGTTGACTGAACTGGGTATGGGGCTGCTGGTGCAGATGATTCCACTGTGGACGTGGGTCATTGAGAACGCGGAAGCGTTCAGCGCTGCGCGAAACCGTTATCTCGACAGGCAGCAGTCGGATGGCTGA
- the moaE gene encoding molybdopterin synthase catalytic subunit MoaE gives MTIRVQAAAFDPGTEVNALHAANLGIGAVVSFVGYVRDFNEGREVSGMFLEHYPGMTEKALAKIVEEAGQRWPLLNVDVIHRVGALEPGEPIVFVGVASAHRQAAFEACDFVMDYLKTRAPFWKKENTAQGPQWVEGRASDQTAAQRW, from the coding sequence ATGACGATTCGCGTGCAGGCGGCAGCCTTCGATCCCGGCACTGAAGTCAACGCACTGCACGCTGCCAACCTGGGCATCGGCGCAGTGGTCAGTTTTGTCGGTTACGTGCGTGACTTCAACGAGGGGCGCGAGGTGTCCGGCATGTTCCTGGAGCACTACCCGGGGATGACCGAGAAGGCACTGGCGAAGATCGTCGAAGAGGCAGGGCAGCGCTGGCCATTGCTGAATGTCGACGTGATCCATCGAGTGGGCGCGCTGGAACCTGGTGAGCCTATCGTCTTCGTTGGCGTTGCCAGCGCGCACAGGCAGGCGGCATTCGAAGCCTGTGATTTCGTCATGGACTACCTCAAGACCCGTGCGCCGTTCTGGAAGAAGGAAAATACGGCTCAGGGACCGCAGTGGGTTGAAGGTCGCGCGAGTGATCAAACGGCTGCGCAGCGCTGGTAG
- a CDS encoding amino acid ABC transporter ATP-binding protein → MSEVINKPLGAEGMIRMEGVHKWYGQFHVLKDINLNVRQGERIVLCGPSGSGKSTTIRCLNRLEEHQQGRIVVDGTELTSDLKQIETIRREVGMVFQHFNLFPHLTILQNCTLAPMWVRKMPKKKAEEIAMHYLERVRIPEQAHKFPGQLSGGQQQRVAIARALCMKPKIMLFDEPTSALDPEMVKEVLDTMVGLAEEGMTMLCVTHEMGFARTVANRVIFMDKGEIVEQAAPNDFFDNPQSDRTKLFLSQIIH, encoded by the coding sequence ATGAGTGAAGTTATCAATAAGCCCCTGGGCGCTGAAGGCATGATCCGCATGGAGGGCGTCCATAAGTGGTACGGCCAGTTCCATGTGCTCAAGGACATCAACCTGAACGTGCGTCAGGGCGAGCGTATCGTGCTGTGCGGCCCGTCGGGCTCGGGCAAGTCCACCACCATTCGCTGCCTCAACCGTCTGGAAGAGCATCAGCAAGGCCGTATCGTTGTCGATGGCACCGAGCTGACTTCCGACCTGAAGCAGATCGAAACCATCCGCCGTGAAGTCGGCATGGTGTTTCAGCACTTCAATCTGTTCCCGCACCTGACCATCCTGCAGAACTGCACGCTGGCACCGATGTGGGTGCGCAAGATGCCGAAGAAGAAGGCTGAAGAAATCGCCATGCACTATCTGGAGCGTGTGCGTATTCCGGAGCAGGCCCACAAGTTTCCGGGCCAGCTTTCCGGCGGTCAGCAGCAGCGTGTAGCGATTGCCCGTGCCTTGTGCATGAAGCCGAAAATCATGCTGTTCGACGAGCCGACCTCGGCACTCGACCCGGAAATGGTGAAAGAGGTACTGGACACCATGGTCGGTCTGGCAGAAGAGGGCATGACCATGCTCTGCGTAACCCACGAAATGGGTTTTGCCCGCACCGTGGCTAACCGCGTGATCTTCATGGACAAAGGCGAAATCGTCGAACAGGCTGCGCCGAACGACTTCTTCGACAATCCGCAGAGTGACCGTACCAAGCTGTTCCTCAGCCAGATCATTCACTGA
- a CDS encoding CynX/NimT family MFS transporter yields the protein MTAKAQTSPQANSAQAHPVLKRPWLLLLGLVLVALNLRPALSSIAPLLNDVSDSLGMSAAEAGLLTTLPVLCLGLFAPLAPILARRFGSERVVLMVLLTLAAGLALRSLFGEVGLFSGSLLAGASIGVIGVLLPGIVKRDFPHKAGAMTGVYTMALCLGAAIAAGSAVPLSQYFDGSWQIGLGFWLIPALIAALFWYPQTREVHGTHRDVYRVRGLLRDPLAWQVTLYMGLQSSLSYIVFGWLPSILIGRGMTPTEAGLLLSGSIIAQVVSALAIPYLATRGKDQRLAIMLVMSLTLTGLFGCLYAPLGGLWGWAILLGIGQGGTFSLALALIVLRSRDSHVAANLSSMAQGFGYTIASTGPFAVGVVHDMTGSWNAIGWIFAVLGIGAMIAGLCAGRALHVQVSSEKV from the coding sequence ATGACTGCCAAGGCTCAAACCAGCCCCCAAGCGAATTCTGCTCAAGCCCATCCTGTTCTGAAACGCCCCTGGCTTTTGCTGCTGGGTCTGGTGCTGGTCGCGCTCAATCTGCGTCCCGCCTTGTCCAGCATTGCACCGTTGCTCAACGACGTGTCCGACAGCCTTGGCATGTCGGCTGCCGAAGCCGGTTTGCTGACCACCTTGCCGGTGCTGTGTCTGGGCCTGTTCGCACCACTGGCGCCGATTCTGGCCCGCCGCTTCGGCAGCGAACGCGTGGTGCTGATGGTGCTCCTGACCCTGGCCGCGGGCCTGGCGTTGCGCAGCCTGTTTGGCGAAGTCGGGCTGTTCTCCGGCAGTTTGCTGGCAGGTGCCAGTATTGGCGTTATCGGCGTGCTGCTGCCAGGTATCGTCAAGCGTGATTTCCCGCACAAGGCCGGTGCCATGACGGGCGTCTACACCATGGCGCTGTGCCTGGGGGCGGCGATTGCCGCCGGTTCGGCGGTGCCGCTGAGTCAGTACTTCGATGGAAGCTGGCAGATTGGCCTGGGTTTCTGGCTGATTCCGGCACTGATCGCCGCGCTGTTCTGGTATCCGCAAACACGTGAAGTACATGGCACGCATCGCGACGTCTATCGAGTGCGCGGTCTGCTGCGTGATCCACTGGCCTGGCAGGTCACGTTGTACATGGGCCTGCAATCGTCGCTGTCGTACATCGTCTTCGGCTGGCTGCCATCCATCCTCATTGGCCGTGGCATGACGCCGACCGAGGCCGGTCTGCTGCTGTCCGGCTCGATCATTGCGCAAGTCGTCAGCGCGTTGGCCATACCGTACCTGGCCACACGCGGCAAGGATCAGCGCCTGGCGATCATGCTGGTCATGTCGCTGACCCTGACCGGTCTGTTCGGCTGCCTGTACGCGCCGCTTGGCGGGCTGTGGGGCTGGGCGATTCTGCTGGGGATCGGGCAGGGCGGCACCTTCAGCCTGGCGCTGGCGCTGATCGTCCTGCGCTCACGTGACTCTCACGTAGCAGCCAACCTGTCGAGCATGGCGCAGGGTTTCGGCTATACCATCGCCTCGACCGGCCCGTTTGCGGTCGGCGTGGTCCATGACATGACCGGCAGCTGGAACGCGATTGGCTGGATCTTCGCGGTACTGGGCATCGGCGCGATGATCGCCGGGCTGTGTGCAGGTCGGGCGTTGCATGTGCAGGTGAGCAGCGAGAAGGTGTGA
- a CDS encoding amino acid ABC transporter permease codes for MTTHTFKPDMPPPGKVFGPVAWMRQNLFSSWINTLLTLFSLYLIYLIVPPILSWALLDANWIGTTKEDCTKAGACWVFIEQRFGQFMYGYFPNELRWRVDLTAILAIVGAAPLFISKFPRKAVYGICFLVIYPVVAFYLLHGGAFGLTNVPTSQWGGLMLTLVIATVGIVGALPLGILLALGRRSNMPAVRVVCVTFIEFWRGVPLITVLFMSSVMLPLFMPEGMNFDKLLRALIGVILFQSAYIAEVVRGGMQAIPKGQYEAASAMGLGYWRSMGLVILPQALKMVIPGIVNTFIALFKDTSLVIIIGLFDLLNSVKQATADPAWLGMATEGYVFAALVFWIFCFGMSRYSMHLEHKLDTGHKR; via the coding sequence ATGACAACTCATACTTTCAAACCTGATATGCCACCACCGGGCAAAGTGTTCGGCCCGGTCGCGTGGATGCGGCAGAACCTGTTCTCCAGCTGGATCAACACCCTGCTGACCCTGTTCTCGCTGTATCTGATCTACCTGATCGTGCCGCCGATTCTCAGTTGGGCCTTGCTGGACGCCAACTGGATCGGCACGACCAAGGAAGACTGCACCAAGGCGGGCGCCTGCTGGGTGTTCATCGAGCAGCGTTTCGGTCAGTTCATGTACGGCTACTTTCCCAATGAGCTGCGCTGGAGGGTCGATCTGACCGCAATCCTGGCGATTGTCGGTGCTGCGCCGCTGTTCATCTCGAAGTTTCCGCGCAAGGCTGTCTACGGCATCTGCTTCCTGGTCATCTACCCGGTTGTCGCGTTCTATCTGCTGCACGGCGGCGCGTTCGGTCTGACCAACGTACCGACCAGCCAGTGGGGCGGTCTGATGCTGACCCTGGTGATTGCCACCGTGGGTATCGTCGGTGCCTTGCCGTTGGGTATCCTGCTGGCGCTCGGCCGTCGTTCCAACATGCCCGCTGTGCGGGTGGTGTGTGTGACGTTCATCGAGTTCTGGCGCGGCGTGCCCTTGATCACGGTGCTGTTCATGTCTTCGGTGATGCTGCCGCTGTTCATGCCTGAAGGCATGAACTTCGACAAACTGCTGCGGGCACTGATCGGCGTCATCCTGTTCCAGTCGGCGTACATTGCCGAAGTGGTGCGTGGTGGCATGCAGGCCATCCCTAAAGGCCAGTACGAAGCGGCCTCGGCGATGGGCCTCGGCTACTGGCGCAGCATGGGTCTGGTGATTCTGCCGCAGGCGTTGAAGATGGTCATTCCCGGCATCGTCAACACCTTCATTGCCTTGTTCAAAGACACCAGCCTGGTGATCATTATCGGCCTGTTCGACCTGCTCAACAGCGTCAAACAAGCCACCGCCGACCCAGCCTGGCTGGGTATGGCCACCGAAGGCTACGTCTTCGCGGCCCTGGTGTTCTGGATCTTCTGTTTCGGTATGTCCCGCTATTCCATGCATTTGGAACATAAGCTGGACACAGGCCACAAGCGTTAG
- a CDS encoding aromatic alcohol reductase, producing the protein MQADNANVKQRILVLGAGELGLAVLRGLAGKAGEHGLRIAVLLRQSAANTENAAKHLEIEEIRALDIAIETADLVAASVEELAAVMARYDTVISCVGFAAGRGTQRKLTEAVLKAGVKRYFPWQFGVDYDLIGRGSPQDLFDEQLDVRDMLRAQQHTEWVIVSTGMFTSFLFEPAFGVVDLNAGRVNALGSLNTAVTVTTPEDIGRLTAAIVVHEPRIVNQVVYTAGDTLTYAELADLVERVTGRSIERCEWSVAQLQTELAAMPDDPLRKYRAVFAMGRGVAWDIGHTYNAEHGLSVTSAEHWAQANLAHT; encoded by the coding sequence ATGCAAGCCGATAACGCAAACGTCAAACAACGTATTCTGGTGCTGGGTGCAGGAGAGCTGGGGCTCGCCGTGTTACGCGGGTTAGCCGGAAAAGCCGGAGAACATGGTTTGCGCATTGCCGTGCTGTTGCGCCAGAGTGCTGCGAATACTGAGAACGCGGCAAAACACCTGGAAATCGAAGAAATCCGCGCGCTGGACATTGCCATCGAAACGGCCGATCTGGTCGCTGCCAGCGTGGAAGAACTTGCCGCTGTCATGGCGCGCTACGACACGGTGATCAGTTGTGTGGGTTTTGCCGCTGGACGCGGCACGCAGCGCAAACTGACCGAAGCGGTGCTAAAGGCAGGTGTGAAGCGTTACTTCCCATGGCAGTTCGGAGTCGACTACGACCTCATAGGTCGGGGCAGCCCGCAGGACCTGTTCGATGAGCAGCTTGATGTGCGAGACATGCTGCGCGCCCAGCAGCACACCGAATGGGTGATCGTTTCGACCGGCATGTTCACCAGTTTCCTGTTCGAACCAGCGTTTGGTGTCGTCGACCTGAACGCCGGGCGGGTCAATGCGCTGGGCAGCCTGAACACCGCCGTGACGGTCACCACTCCAGAAGACATCGGCAGACTGACGGCTGCCATCGTCGTGCATGAGCCACGTATCGTGAATCAGGTGGTGTACACCGCCGGCGACACATTGACGTACGCCGAGCTGGCCGATCTTGTCGAACGTGTCACAGGACGCAGTATCGAGCGCTGTGAATGGAGTGTTGCGCAGCTGCAGACGGAGCTGGCGGCAATGCCGGATGACCCTCTGCGCAAGTATCGGGCGGTTTTTGCCATGGGCCGAGGGGTGGCATGGGACATCGGCCACACCTACAACGCCGAACACGGGTTAAGCGTTACCAGTGCCGAACACTGGGCGCAGGCAAATCTGGCTCACACCTGA
- a CDS encoding DUF799 domain-containing protein encodes MNLGQLKIALSLFAVALLSGCVTPPTVDYSAFKESKPRSILVLPPVNESPDVKATYSTFSQVTYPLAESGYYVLPVALVDETFRNNGLTNADDIQATSPAKLREIFGADAAMYITVKQYGTSYVVISSQTVVTVTAKLVDLRTGTALWTGTASASSEEGGNNSGGGLVGMLITAAVKQIINSSTDAGHPIAGIASNRLLSAGRPAGMLYGPRSPKYGTD; translated from the coding sequence ATGAACCTCGGTCAGCTGAAAATAGCGCTCAGCCTGTTCGCCGTTGCCCTGCTGTCGGGTTGCGTCACACCGCCGACAGTGGACTACTCGGCCTTCAAGGAAAGCAAACCGCGTTCGATTCTGGTGCTGCCGCCAGTCAACGAGTCACCTGACGTCAAGGCGACGTACAGCACTTTCTCGCAGGTCACCTATCCATTGGCCGAGTCTGGCTACTACGTGTTGCCGGTCGCGCTGGTTGACGAGACCTTTCGCAACAACGGCCTGACCAACGCCGATGATATTCAGGCGACATCGCCCGCCAAGCTGCGCGAGATCTTCGGTGCCGATGCCGCGATGTACATCACGGTCAAGCAATACGGCACCAGTTACGTGGTCATCAGCAGCCAGACCGTCGTGACGGTCACGGCAAAACTGGTTGATCTGCGTACCGGCACCGCGTTGTGGACCGGTACAGCGTCGGCGTCCAGTGAAGAGGGCGGCAATAACAGCGGTGGCGGTCTGGTAGGCATGCTGATTACTGCGGCGGTCAAGCAGATCATCAACAGCTCGACCGATGCCGGTCATCCCATTGCCGGGATTGCCAGCAACCGTCTGCTCTCTGCGGGCCGGCCTGCGGGCATGCTGTATGGTCCGCGTTCGCCGAAGTACGGCACTGACTGA
- a CDS encoding DUF4810 domain-containing protein: MNSSSVSLRSVAMFLVAGACVTGCAQQPKTLYQWGSYQPEVYEYFKNEGEPKEAQVAKLEEDLQKIRAANATPPPGYHAQLGMLYGSLGKDDQMVQELRTEKTLFPESATYMDFLLKNAHAGVAK; this comes from the coding sequence ATGAACAGTAGTAGTGTTTCGTTGCGCAGTGTCGCAATGTTTCTCGTGGCCGGCGCCTGTGTCACTGGCTGTGCCCAGCAGCCGAAAACCTTGTACCAGTGGGGCAGTTACCAGCCTGAGGTGTACGAGTATTTCAAAAACGAGGGCGAGCCCAAGGAAGCTCAGGTCGCCAAACTCGAAGAAGACCTGCAGAAAATTCGCGCTGCCAACGCAACGCCGCCGCCGGGTTATCACGCTCAGTTGGGCATGTTGTACGGCAGCCTTGGCAAGGATGACCAGATGGTTCAGGAGTTGCGCACGGAAAAGACGCTGTTTCCCGAGTCGGCCACGTACATGGACTTCCTGCTCAAGAACGCTCACGCAGGAGTCGCCAAATGA
- the moaC gene encoding cyclic pyranopterin monophosphate synthase MoaC yields MLTHLDSQGRANMVDVTDKAVTSREAVAEALVRMLPATLQMIVSGGHPKGDVFAVARIAGIQAAKKTSDLIPLCHPLMLTSIKVHLAAEGDDAVRISASCKLAGQTGVEMEALTAASIAALTIYDMCKAVDRGMVIESVRLLEKLGGKSGHFIADPVQTP; encoded by the coding sequence GTGCTCACTCATCTCGATTCCCAGGGTCGCGCCAATATGGTCGACGTCACTGATAAAGCCGTGACGTCCCGTGAGGCTGTGGCTGAAGCATTGGTGCGGATGTTGCCCGCCACGCTGCAAATGATCGTCAGCGGTGGTCATCCCAAGGGCGATGTATTTGCGGTGGCGCGTATTGCCGGTATTCAGGCTGCCAAGAAAACCAGCGATCTGATCCCGCTGTGCCATCCGCTGATGCTGACCAGCATCAAAGTCCACCTCGCTGCCGAAGGCGATGATGCGGTACGGATCAGCGCAAGCTGCAAGCTGGCCGGGCAGACCGGTGTGGAGATGGAAGCGCTGACGGCCGCCAGTATTGCGGCGTTGACTATTTATGACATGTGCAAGGCGGTGGATCGCGGCATGGTCATCGAGTCGGTGCGGCTGCTGGAAAAGCTCGGCGGCAAAAGCGGCCACTTCATTGCAGACCCGGTGCAGACGCCATGA
- the moaD gene encoding molybdopterin converting factor subunit 1 encodes MKIQVQYFARYRETLGLDSESVEGEFATLDALRQTLVQRGEAWQVLAEQNLMCARNQELCKPTEPLSDGDEVAFFPPVTGG; translated from the coding sequence ATGAAGATTCAGGTTCAGTACTTTGCCCGCTATCGCGAAACACTGGGTCTGGACAGCGAGTCTGTCGAAGGCGAGTTCGCCACGCTCGATGCACTGCGCCAGACGCTGGTGCAGCGCGGCGAGGCCTGGCAGGTCCTGGCCGAGCAAAACCTGATGTGCGCTCGCAATCAGGAGCTGTGCAAGCCAACCGAGCCACTGTCTGATGGCGATGAAGTTGCGTTCTTTCCACCTGTGACAGGGGGCTGA
- a CDS encoding amino acid ABC transporter permease → MEKQIVAPKQKLTLSDPKVRAWLFQIITVVAVISLGWFIFDNTQTNLQHRGITSGFGFLENSAGFGIAQHLIDYTESDTYARVFVIGLLNTLLVSVIGIVLATLLGFVIGVARLSPNWMISKLATVYVEVFRNIPPLLQILFWYTAVFLTLPGPRQAHGYLDMFFVSSRGLNMPRALPAEGAWAFLISIVVAVIAIVMMVRWANKRFEATGQPFHKFWVGLALLLVIPGLSVLIFGSPVHWELPQLKGFNFSGGWVLIPELISLTLALTIYTAAFIAEIVRSGIKSVSHGQTEAARSLGLRPGPTLRKVIIPQALRVIIPPLTSQFLNLAKNSSLAAAIGYPEMVSLFAGTVLNQTGQAIEVIAITMSVYLAISISISMLMNWYNKRIALIER, encoded by the coding sequence ATGGAAAAGCAAATCGTCGCACCCAAGCAAAAGCTCACGCTGAGCGATCCGAAAGTGCGCGCGTGGTTATTTCAGATCATCACCGTTGTGGCGGTGATCTCGTTGGGCTGGTTCATCTTTGATAACACCCAGACCAACCTGCAACACCGTGGTATTACCTCGGGTTTCGGTTTTCTTGAGAACAGTGCCGGTTTCGGTATTGCCCAGCACCTGATCGACTACACCGAATCGGACACTTATGCCCGTGTGTTCGTCATCGGCTTGCTGAACACCTTGCTGGTGTCGGTGATCGGTATTGTTCTGGCCACTTTGCTGGGCTTTGTCATTGGTGTCGCTCGCCTGTCTCCGAACTGGATGATCAGCAAGCTGGCCACCGTTTATGTCGAAGTCTTCCGCAACATTCCGCCACTGCTGCAAATCCTGTTCTGGTACACCGCCGTATTCCTCACGCTGCCAGGTCCGCGTCAGGCGCATGGCTATCTGGACATGTTCTTCGTCAGCAGCCGTGGGCTCAATATGCCCAGAGCCTTGCCTGCCGAAGGTGCCTGGGCGTTCCTTATCAGCATCGTTGTCGCGGTGATCGCGATCGTGATGATGGTGCGCTGGGCCAACAAGCGTTTCGAGGCCACCGGCCAGCCGTTCCACAAGTTCTGGGTCGGCCTGGCGTTGTTGCTGGTGATTCCGGGCCTGAGCGTGCTGATCTTCGGCAGCCCGGTGCATTGGGAGCTGCCGCAGCTCAAAGGCTTCAACTTTTCAGGTGGCTGGGTACTGATTCCCGAGCTGATTTCCCTGACCCTGGCACTGACCATCTACACCGCAGCATTCATTGCTGAAATCGTGCGTTCGGGCATCAAGTCCGTCAGTCACGGTCAGACCGAAGCCGCCCGCTCTCTGGGTCTTCGTCCTGGGCCGACGCTGCGCAAGGTCATCATTCCGCAGGCTCTGCGAGTGATCATCCCGCCGTTGACCAGTCAGTTCCTGAACCTGGCGAAGAACTCGTCGCTGGCAGCGGCCATCGGTTATCCGGAAATGGTTTCCCTGTTTGCCGGTACGGTACTCAACCAGACCGGGCAGGCGATTGAAGTCATTGCCATCACCATGAGTGTGTACCTGGCGATCAGTATCAGCATCTCCATGCTGATGAACTGGTACAACAAGCGCATTGCGCTGATCGAGCGGTGA
- a CDS encoding alpha/beta hydrolase yields the protein MSEPLIIEPSATVDACVIWLHGLGADRYDFLPVAEALQASLRSTRFVLPQAPMRAVTVNGGYEMPSWYDIKSMSSEARAIDHDEMEASAQQVLDLIEQQRDSGIDPARIFLAGFSQGGAVVLHTGYKRWQGPLGGVLALSTYAPTFSNQMTLSASQQRTPALCLHGQHDEVVHNAMGRAAYEHLMAQGVTAQWQEYPMGHQVLPQEIHDIGVWLAEKLR from the coding sequence ATGAGCGAACCTTTGATCATCGAACCTTCCGCCACCGTCGACGCGTGCGTTATCTGGCTGCACGGGCTAGGTGCCGATCGTTATGATTTCCTGCCGGTTGCCGAAGCGCTGCAAGCGTCGTTGCGCAGCACCCGCTTCGTCCTGCCCCAGGCGCCAATGCGCGCGGTAACCGTCAACGGCGGCTATGAAATGCCAAGCTGGTATGACATCAAATCAATGAGCAGCGAAGCCCGCGCAATCGATCACGATGAGATGGAAGCCTCGGCGCAGCAGGTACTGGACCTGATCGAGCAGCAGCGCGACAGCGGTATCGATCCGGCGCGAATATTTCTGGCGGGGTTTTCCCAGGGTGGCGCGGTAGTCCTGCACACCGGCTACAAGCGCTGGCAAGGTCCGTTGGGAGGGGTGCTGGCGCTCTCGACTTATGCCCCCACATTCAGCAATCAGATGACACTGTCGGCGAGCCAGCAACGCACCCCGGCACTCTGCCTGCACGGGCAACACGACGAAGTGGTGCACAACGCGATGGGACGCGCTGCCTACGAGCATCTCATGGCCCAGGGTGTAACCGCACAATGGCAGGAATACCCAATGGGGCATCAAGTGTTACCGCAGGAAATCCATGACATCGGTGTCTGGCTGGCTGAAAAGCTTCGTTGA
- a CDS encoding amino acid ABC transporter substrate-binding protein has product MKMLKSTLAVVTALAAFGVTGAANAGATLDAIQKKGFVQCGVSDGLPGFSVPDSTGKITGIDADVCRAVAAAVFGDATKVKFSQLNAKERFTALQSGEIDILSRNTTWTSSRDAGMGLVFTGVTYYDGIGFLVNNKLGVKSAKELDGATICIQAGTTTELNVSDYFRSNNLKYTPITFDTSDESAKSLEGGRCDVLTSDQSQLYAQRSKLAKPDDYVVLPEVISKEPLGPVVRKGDEEWFSIVRWTLFAMLNAEEAKITSKNVEAEAKSTKNPDVARMLGADGTYGKDLKLPKDWVVQIVKQVGNYGEVFERNLGENTPLKIKRGQNALWNAGGIQYAPPIR; this is encoded by the coding sequence ATGAAGATGTTGAAATCCACCCTTGCTGTTGTCACTGCGCTCGCCGCCTTCGGTGTGACCGGGGCTGCCAACGCAGGCGCTACCCTTGACGCAATCCAGAAGAAAGGCTTTGTACAGTGCGGCGTCAGCGACGGCCTGCCAGGTTTTTCGGTTCCGGACTCTACCGGCAAGATCACTGGTATCGATGCTGATGTCTGCCGTGCCGTAGCGGCCGCTGTATTCGGCGACGCCACCAAGGTCAAGTTCAGCCAGTTGAACGCCAAGGAGCGTTTCACGGCGCTGCAATCCGGCGAAATCGACATCCTTTCGCGTAACACCACCTGGACCAGCTCCCGTGATGCGGGCATGGGTCTGGTGTTCACCGGCGTGACCTACTACGACGGTATCGGCTTCCTGGTGAACAACAAGCTGGGCGTCAAGAGCGCCAAGGAACTGGACGGTGCGACCATCTGCATCCAGGCCGGTACCACCACCGAGCTGAACGTCTCCGACTACTTCCGCTCGAACAACCTGAAATACACGCCGATCACCTTCGACACCTCCGACGAAAGCGCCAAGTCGCTGGAAGGCGGCCGTTGCGACGTACTGACGTCCGACCAGTCGCAGCTCTACGCACAGCGCAGCAAGCTGGCCAAGCCAGACGATTACGTCGTTCTGCCGGAAGTGATTTCCAAGGAACCGCTGGGCCCTGTCGTGCGTAAAGGCGACGAAGAGTGGTTCTCGATTGTTCGCTGGACCCTGTTCGCCATGCTCAACGCTGAGGAAGCCAAGATCACTTCCAAGAACGTTGAAGCTGAAGCCAAGTCGACCAAGAACCCTGACGTCGCCCGTATGCTGGGTGCCGACGGTACTTACGGCAAGGACCTGAAACTGCCGAAAGACTGGGTCGTGCAGATCGTCAAGCAAGTCGGTAACTACGGCGAAGTGTTCGAACGCAACCTGGGCGAAAACACCCCGCTGAAAATCAAGCGTGGCCAGAACGCCCTGTGGAATGCCGGTGGCATCCAGTACGCTCCACCTATTCGTTGA
- a CDS encoding CsgG/HfaB family protein: protein MTTAALVLVAGCATESSRALPVAKVESAGVAYAGARYPVAVGKFDNRSSYMRGIFSDGVDRLGGQAKTILITHMQQTNRFSVLDRDNMEEIKQEATIKSTAQRLKGADYVVTGDVTEFGRKEVGDQQLFGLLGRGKSQIAYAKVALNIVNISTSEVVYSTQGAGEYELSNREVIGFGGTASYDSTLNGKVLDLAMREAVNNMVRALDSGVWKPTAN from the coding sequence ATGACGACAGCGGCGTTAGTGCTGGTTGCTGGTTGTGCCACGGAAAGTTCGCGGGCTCTGCCTGTGGCAAAGGTTGAAAGTGCCGGTGTTGCTTATGCCGGTGCGCGTTATCCGGTTGCGGTCGGCAAGTTCGATAACCGTTCCAGCTACATGCGCGGGATCTTTTCCGACGGTGTCGATCGGCTTGGCGGTCAGGCCAAGACCATCCTGATTACCCACATGCAGCAGACCAACCGGTTCAGTGTGCTGGATCGCGACAACATGGAAGAGATCAAGCAGGAAGCCACTATCAAGTCCACCGCCCAGCGCCTGAAAGGTGCTGACTACGTGGTGACGGGCGACGTGACCGAGTTTGGTCGCAAGGAAGTCGGTGATCAGCAGTTGTTCGGTCTGCTGGGCCGCGGAAAATCCCAGATTGCCTACGCCAAGGTCGCGCTGAATATCGTCAATATCAGCACTTCGGAAGTGGTGTATTCGACTCAAGGCGCGGGCGAGTACGAGCTTTCCAACCGTGAAGTCATCGGCTTTGGCGGCACCGCCAGCTATGACTCGACACTCAACGGCAAGGTTCTGGACCTGGCCATGCGCGAAGCCGTCAACAACATGGTACGTGCGCTCGACAGCGGTGTCTGGAAACCGACTGCCAACTGA